GTCTGAGCTGTGTATTCTGGGTTTATTCAACCTCCTAAAAGTTATTTTCCACTATTTGGGCTGGATTTAATAGGTGGGATGCAACCACTTCAACCAGTAGATCATAATCTACTGCAAGGTAGATCTATTAGGGTATTAAATCAAGCCAGATGATTCATCTCACTGTCTTAAACCAAGTTGTCTTTGTTGCTAGATGTGGGGGGCTTGCGCATGATTTCCCTTGCCTCTTCTTCTGCAGGCATACCTGATTTACTCCAGCAGTGTGGCAGCAGGAGCTCAGAGTGGCATAGAGGAGTGCAAATACCAGTTTGCATGGGACCGCTGGAACTGCCCTGAGAGAGCTCTGCAACTGTCCACGCACAGCAGCCTGCGCAGTGGTAAGTCTAGCCTTTAATGGTTCTGGATGGGAAATACCCCTAGGAAAAGATTTTGGTAACTGTGACCATTTGctttgtttcaaaactctgtcatttctcacAGAGGAGGGCTTTTTTGCTTGCAAAATTGAAATGCTTGCATTTGGGATCGTTACTGGGACCATGGTCCTAGAGCCAAAACATCCAGTTTACATCATCCATGGCAATTACTGCTTTTAATCTGTGCTTGTGTAAGCAATACTGGTTTTCACAATACAAACGAGACATGAGACAAATTGTGCAATTCCATATCAGCTGCATTCAGAAGGCAAAGGTAGTTAACCTCAAGTTTGGTTACATGGTCCCAGTATGACAATATCCATGTACAGCTACTTGTATTTACTGATTTCTGGAAGATTGTATAATGTCTAAATAATTATTCAATGATCTGTGTGATGAAAAAAGTTAGTAAAGGAGCTTCTCCGTTCCTAGCAAATCGGGAGACAGCATTCGTCCATGCCATCAGCTCCGCTGGCGTCATGTATACTCTAACCAGGAACTGCAGTCTTGGGGACTTTGACAATTGTGGCTGTGATGACAGCAGAAACGGACAACGAGGTAAGAGAAATACATAGATCTGTATGTAAAGCAAAGGTAGTGTGAAATAACTTCTGACTAAAGATGATGTTCACCTAAGATGTTGATGTGTGAACAGATAATTTAAACAGCAATCAAACAGCAGGATAAGTTTCCCTCTCTTTATCTCCTAGGTGGCCATGGATGGCTCTGGGGTGGCTGCAGTGATAATGTTGGCTTTGGTGAGGCCATCTCCAAACAGTTTGTTGATGCTTTGGAGACTGGGCAGGATGCACGGGCAGCCATGAATCTCCATAATAACGAGGCTGGGCGCAAGGTACAGTTGGATGCTTTTAACTCACTGCATCCATTTGGAGTGATGTTGTTACCTTGGTTTTAATTTCAGGCTGCTTGTTTTTGTTAAgcaaaatacagtatttatctGCTATAACCCACAAAAACTGAGTGGCAGCTTGGTTGATATTTTGGGGATCTCTCCTGGCCCTCCAACTGATTGCACAGTGTAAAGCACCTTTTGAATCATTTTTCCCCTCTCAGATTTACACTGAGTGTGCCACCCAAGCATCCCTTTCATATCGCTATAAGTGAGGTGCCACTCGTCCCCAATAATAACAGTGTGTTCGGTGTACCAGAAGGGCCTATTTACCAGTGCTGAATGCCCCTTATGACAATACCTCAACTCAAGAATCTCAGGATCACTGGTGCAAGCTTAATTAGTGATCCTGGGGAGCCAGACATTGCACAGCATTCTATAttatgctgctttttaaaataagtgTTTAGTTTTATTCTTGCAATAAGGATCCCACATTTATGTTGGTCTTTGTTTAGCCCCAAGGGAGTCTGAGGGGACCACAGGCATGCAGCTGAAGTGCTCTTTGTTTATGGTGCCTTTGCTCCCCCCTGTTGGGCCCTGGGATCCCCATGGCACCTGGAGCATCATtgtaacagaaaaaaatggggatagaaggagagaaaaactcCTTTTTCATTTCTCCTCTCAATGGGACTCTCCATTGGGTCTTCTCACACTAGAAAACATGTTGATAATGAACATGCTAAATAAATACTCCTATTTCTTCTGGGGTGACAATGGGACTCAATGTGAAACTTTGATTCAGCTCAACAGAAAAGTTCATCCCCTCCTCATGGAAAGAATACGTCCCTTTTCAACTGACAGCTGTTTTGTGTTGGGTAAAgtcaggacaaaaaaaaaaaaaaaaaaacctcagcaaAGGACCTTGTAGCTatcatttcttcctttcagtGTATTCATCCTTTTTTCAACTTCACTAGAAAACCTTTAGAATACAATCAGTTAATTTGACAACACATCAATCAGGAGACAATGGACATCCTgttttttgcacacacacacacttgaacacacattaatacctacatagacacacatgtgCATATGTATATGAGTGTATACTCACACCCACAGAATCAATTTATTATGACTGAGTTTTTCATTTGAAACTCAGAACAAAACATAATACTCGTGAATTGTCCCTGTTTCAAttcttctgtgtttgtctgAACTCCAGGCTGTGAAGGGAACCATGCAGAGGACATGCAAATGCCACGGGGTGTCGGGGAGCTGCACCACACAGACCTGCTGGCTGCAGCTGCCAGAGTTCAGGGAAGTGGGGAACTACTTGAAGGAGAAGTACCACAGGGCTCTGAAGGTGGATCTCCTCCGTGGAGCAGGGAATAGTGCAGCCAGCCGAGGGGCCATCGCTGAGACCTTTAACTCCATCTCACGCAAGGAGCTGGTCCACCTTGAAGACTCCCCTGATTACTGCTTAGAGAACCGCACTCTGGGCTTGCCAGGCACAGAGGGCCGTGAGTGCCTCAAGAAGGGCAAGAACTTAAGCAAATGGGAGAAACGGAGCTGCAAAAGGCTATGTGGAGAGTGCGGGCTGGCCGTGGAGGAGCGCAAAGCTGAGATGGTGTCGAGCTGTAATTGTAAATTCCACTGGTGCTGTGCGGTGAAGTGTGAGCAGTGCAGAAAGACAGTGACCAAGTACTTCTGTGTGAAGAAAGGAGGTCAGAGGGGAAGGAACGAAAGTGCTGGCAGCCGCCGGAAGAACCTCAGACTGAGGAAGAAGCACTGAGCATCCTCATTGCTTCTCCAATGCTGTCATCATATTTGTACCACTACGTCTACTGTCAACGTCCAAACTGTCTGTGCGTGTTCAGATTGTGTatatttaaagaacaaaaaaatcaatttagcAAACATGCAGATTAAGGCTGTCTTCATGGTCAGTTTTGTATTAAAGATTAACAAAAGTGGaatgtgcaaaacaaaaaaacaaacaaaaaaaaacacaatagagAAGACGAGGAGGTTTTTACaactttgtagttttttttttggtataaatgtatataaaatatatttttatacattttgaaaagtCACTGGGCATTTTTCTCGGACACTGACTTCAAATCTCTCccaaacatgatttatttattttcatacaaacaaaaacCTGAATTTGAAACAGTTATTAGTTTTTGAGTGTTTGACTATTGAGCTATACATAATTGACtacaaatgaataatttaaaagaCTGATTAGGTTGAATTTCTGTAAATTATAAGAAGTTCAGCCCAGCAGACATCTGTATTAATATGAATTATCAGTGCCAAACTTTGAACTTTATTTCACAAAGACACATTTGGACATTTTAGGGTACAGTCTGCTCTCACATCAGTTGGCTCGCACTGACCTTTACTGCCCTCTCCATGTATTTAATTGTATATAAAATGAAGCACTTTGCACTGTACATTGTTAATTTATTGCACAGCATTTcctagttttgttttattgttactcatttttgttttattttctataaaaatgtaatgaaagaataataaatcatGATATCATTCAGCCAAAAGAAAGTGGTCATCCTTCTTTAACACATTCTTTGTGATAGTAATATCTGATGGTTTGAGGTAAACACAGACATACTCTTCACATTGTTCACACTGGGGTTAGGATACTTTGGGGCAAAGCAGTAAGAATGGAAAACTCTTCAGCatacccttccttccatcacgCCTTTCTCAATTTCGCCTCAACAAAATACCTCCCGTTCTCTCCCTCATCATGTTAATCCTCAAAGAGCCCCCTAACTCCCGAGCACTTGGAAGTTTCTTTACTGTTTAATACTAGTTTAATTAACTTTGTCCAGACAGAGTAGGGCCTGGGGGTGGAGGGCATGAGGCAAGTTGCCCTTAAAAATCATTCTGCCTCTAATTTTGTATGCTAATCTCCTTTTTCACGCAGCACCTCCTTAGGAGTGAGGGAAAGAAATGTTGGGAAAATTTTGGGTTGCCTGTGCAGGGCTTCCTGCGGCTGTTTTATTTCTGGGCCCACCTATTTGGATCCTTTCACTCTTCTAGGGCCTTCCTTTGCTCGATTTAACAATGAATGCAGAGCTAATCAGCTCTCTCGGAAATGCACCACTGTCGAGGAAGGTAATCCCTTCTTCTCTACTCTCAATGGGCTGTCGCCTTCTAAAGGACTTTGGGAAAAGGCTTTGCACAGATTCACACTGTTCGCTCAAAAGAAGTTAGTTCAAGTATTGTGCCCAAACAAGTGGGTTTTATAAACACATGCTTGCCAGGATACTCACCCCACCTGCAAGTAAGAAGTTCCAGGCCCAGGCAGACTAGCACATGGCAGCCGAAGCTGAAGCCCTTCAGACGCGATGGGACATGAAAGAGGAGATTAGAGGTCCCATTGAGAAGGGGGCGTTCATTTCTGCACCTTCCTCCTTTTACTAAATAAAGTGTCAAGGAAACACCTTGTTGACATCTTATTTACCAAATAATGATCATAATCAaaactcctccctcctctgatgaCCCCTGTGGGCTGGCTGGATTGCTCTGCCTGGCATGCAGCAAAACCCTCTCACCAACAATAGCATCAGCATACCAAGCTTTCTCCCTGCGGCTACTGTGGAACTTCTGCAATAGGTATACTGTGATTGTGAGTGCAAAAGAGGTGCATCAAAAATGTTCATTCACAATAATTTAAAGGTATGTTAAAATTATAATTGTGGATTTATCTTGACAACACCACTTTAAATGAGATGTGTAAAATGAAACGATTTTTTGTTTGGTTAAGTATGTGAGTGTTTCTGTCATGCACTGGCTCTCTCTTAGCAGAAAATTGGCCACTTATACCCGCATGTAGACATAATCAAACAACTGACACAGCAATCGGTGCATGTGTTGgaaagacacacagaaaaacatgtttgccCACTGTAAAGTTCAACAGTTTGACACACCTGTGATACTGTGCGCTTCAACATCAATTGTGCATCAGTAGCAGAGTTGAAAGAGAGGACACTGTTCTAGTAGGCAGTATTTGAAGATAATACTATGCTTAACCTGGAGACCTAACGTCAGGTGCAACTGAGAGAAGCAAAAAGAGATCAGCTCCAGAAAAGACAGAGCAGATTAATACTTAAATTGCACCAGACTGACACTGTAATCCTTACCCTTTACCCTCTCATTCTTTTCCTAAAGGACATGTCTTTAATCAtgggtgtgtttttatgttcataACATGATGTACTACACTCAGTGGTCACATGGACAACCACAGGTCACAAACGCCTGAATCATAGCCAGACAAAAACATGCAACATACATCTTCTCTGTCAATGTTATACCCACAAATGAACCAATATGCACTCACGATGAAGGGAAGAGAGATGAACTGAAGGGTACACTCTTCATGATGGCATGTGAAACAGCACATAATGTTGATCATGACTCAGACACACAACCTTTTCCCCCACCCAGAGAGTGACACGACCTCCGACCGAGGGGTCTGAACTTCCGTCTCCCAGGCTGGCCCTGCCATATCCAATTTGCAAAAAAGCATGAGCCCAAGGTGGTGGAGAGAGAGGTGACACAGCAGAGGGAAGAGTGAGGTTTTAAGCAGATGCTTTCTGACAGAGCTTGAATAATCAGTTTCTGCAGAAATGCAAGTGGCTATTGATAGAAATTTGCATCAATAAAAGCCAATTACAAAATAATTCTAGGTTTTGGTTCAAGGTAGAACCAGTACACGCTTTCATCTGCTTTTGTGTAAATTACTACTTTTGTGGCTCTACAAAATATCCCTTTTGACATATAAATGGTATAGACCAAAATAAAGGGGGCAGATTTATCTCAGGTAGCAAGTGATAATGCAATcagtaaaacatgaaaaaaaaaactcataatgCTTCAGAGCATCCCCCACTAATAGGATTTATGGCTTAGGGGTTTTAGACCTGCAACACCTAGAGGGGCGAGGGTCAGTATGAATGTGAGAGGAAGCCAACACAGATGAGGACAGATGAGTGGGACGTCCATCCTGTGGTCTTAAAGTGGTTAACAAAAATCAGTTGTTGCCTGTATTTCATCATTATGTTAATCTGTTGGCAATTAATGCATTAGCTTTGAGCTCaagatttttaaacattttaaaactacaaCTAACTACAACCAAGCAGGTGATATCACTCATCAAGAGACTGTTTTATTGTAACAGTGACTCCTCAGAGAGTCTTTGTTTCAACAGAAGTCCAGCTGCTGTGGAGAAGACTGCAgtggtgtatgtgtttgttgCTATCAGCAGGATTGAGATACAAGCTTCTTGGGACTCACCAGGGTGGTCAATCTCCCTTCCCTGGGTATCTGCAAAGaatggggaggagaggagcatcAGAGGgatcagctcagctcagctcactGATCTGCACAGGAAACACAGAGCATGGGAACCCACCAGGGAGCCCAAAGTAGTCCCTGGGGTGGAAATCTGCTGATAAGGCCTAATTCAAGAGAAAACATACAAGCATTAGTTTTACAGACATTTCAGGAAATGCTTTTGTTAATCTGAGCTAGATTCATGGAAAGTTGTCACAAGAAGTTCTAAAATTCAGAGTAATGATGATCAAAGTGATTGATAAGATATGTTCAATACCACTCTGGCACTGACGAAACAGAGCAagcctccatcagctgatcagtccACTGAGCAAGGTACAGTGTGTACTGCTGTCTGCTATCTCATGAAGAATGACTGCCAGGTGATCAATAAAGTAATGCTGAGACTACAATGATGATAGTTAAATATTGGCTCTGGATTTCAAAAGTGTTTGCCCAGCCTTTCATTACCATATCTTAGTATACAGAGAAAGAAAGCGGGATCAATATTTTATTACTGATTTTAACATTGCTTTTCAGTGCAAACAATTGTACATATAGATAAATTGTAAATACATATATGCTTGACCCTTACAGTAAGGGGATCTGGTGGCTCTGTGGGGGGCATTTCGCTAGCATGGTTTGGGTTTACTTGTCCCCTGCAAATCAAGGGTCACTGcgaatcaatacaaagttgttctgagtgatcTTATTTTATAGATTGTTATATATTAAACAGTAGGGTGTTTAAATTAGGTCTACTttgacaacattaaaatactgcTAACATGTACACATCAATTATTCTGTTTTAATGTTCAACTATGTGCTACATGGGTGAAATGCCAAGGTTTTGTACAAATCACATGTAGAATAAGGATAAATAAGCAGGTTGACGAACATCAACCAGAAACGGTGTCAGTCAATTACAAAATGAAGCTTTAATTctgaaaatatcaaacaaacgtgtgcgtgtgtgtttgtaaatgtgAAACATCATGCTCTGGTACATCTTCAACATCTTCATCTACAGACACAGTCTTATTATCTACAGACACatacgtcacacacacacacacacacacacacacacacacacacacacacacacacacacacacacacatatgcgcCGTACTCTACTgattgacctctgaccttctaACTGTGACTGTAACCTGATCCTGGGATCCACTTAGTAGCTATGCAACCCAGCACATCTCCATGCATGATATTGTCTTAACTAAGATGTAATGCACTGTGTTGGGATGCAacaattgaaaaaacaaaatatgtcttTACATACTCatatacatgtatttaaatgaagttatatgaattttaaatgtgttaagaATAGTGATATTTATGTTACCAGGAGGACTGCTCCACTGAAAAATAGGGTCAAACCCAACTCCAGCCCATCAGCCCCTCATTTCACTGGACATAGACATGTCTTCTGATACCATAGGTACATATCTAattaaagaatatatatatatatatatgagaggCGTGAGGTCCAAAAAGATGGTTTATTGTCTGAGAGCACCATGCCACACGTGGTTATGTAAAATATCTTCTTCCGTTATTGAACTATAATGACTTCCATGGTGCTTCTAATTCCGGTGCCTGTTTAAAAGTTGGAAGAGAAGCAGATGCAATAGCTCTATCTAGTGGTGAAGAGACTGTCTTACAACATGAGCATGTGGCCAGCCAGTGCAGCTGGTGTCGCTGTCCGATACTCCGAGCACAAAAAGTGTTTTCTTGACTGTGTTAGTTGATGTCGTCTGTTTTCTGGCTGTCAACACAGTGTGTAAACACCCACACGGAACAGACTCCGGGAGCAGAGCTGCAGGTTTCAGAACTGCGCAAATTTCCTTTCTTAAATCAATAATTGTGAATGGGAAAATTATAATAACACCTCCGTCGCTGACCCCGTAGCCTAGGAGAGCAGTGTCCGAAAGGGACGCCCGGTTTTCTGGCTGTAAGGAGGACGGAGGCAGCTTGTCGACAACCATGGCTGCAGCGACGGTAGTGGAGGCTGATCGGGCAGCGAGTGAAGGTGGCGCCGGTTTCTCCGGCGTGCAGGCCCGCGGATGGGATGAGTCTCAGCTCCGAAAATACTCTTTCCCAACCAAGCCCATTCCTAGACTGTCTCACACGGACCCCAGAGCCGAAATGCTAATAAATAACGAGGTAAAGCTGCAAGCCTACTAAAACTTTTAACGCTCTCTACTTGCCCTGTCAGTTCAGGGGATGTCGGAACTCTTCATACTGAGTATCTGCACCACTGTTTTTGACTATAGTTTGACTTACGGCTTACTAAAGTAATATATCGATATTATTTCGATATTATGATGTGAGGCTAGATATCATCTTGGATAGGCTAATGATATGGCATACGTGTCTTTTAtgattttaaaggctgcattacagtaaagtgatgtgATTTTCTGAAGTTAGAGAACAATTAATTAAAGTATTGAAATCGGAACATGGTCAATATCCAAATCTCAGGGGCTGCAATTTTTTGACCATTGTAAATGAAACTTTGTGGTGCAACAGACAGGGTGCAAAATGAACTTATTTGTCCACTGACCAAATGGCCAGTCAGTGAGTGTACAGATGTTAGGAGCCACTCTTAGTGTTGTTTTTTGATTggtgagtgaagcaaatctacCAGTCACTTGCATAGTGTACCAGCTGGTGTCCTCTGCAAGAAATCACATCATCATttctatatatatttcagtgAAGATGAAATGCAAAAATGACTATTCCACTGTAGTGACTCAATAGTGACCCTGCCCTCTGACTCAGGAAGTTGTAACTATAATCAAATACAGTTATTAGTTGACATTATCATATTGAAAATGAAAGTGCATATAATTGTGTTTAGGTGTATTTTAAGTCACAAGTCATTATCTGCCATGCTTGGCAAATGTATGCACAGATGTAACCCACTTGTTAAAAAACTGTGACAGTAAAGTACTTGTGTTTTTGGAAATAATTGAACAATTGAACTACAAAGCCAATTTAGATTCAAGTGCAAGGTTAATCCAGCCAGTGATGTCAAACAGTGATTGTTGCTTGCTCAGAAATGCATCAGACAAGGGAAagagagcagctgctgcagttttTCTCTCTACTCTCTTTGATTTGATGTGGACCTCCCATCTGAGATAAATGTTGATGCTTTCATTGGTGGAACTGTATGTCTACCAACCTCCTAGATGGATGACCTAATTACATTTATGAGTAACTGGCATACAAGAGGAATACGTGCAGCATTGTTTTCACTTATGGAAAACCTTATCCCATCTCTTAATATTCTTATTCAGCATTGTTGTGAAAAGCAGCATTTCCAAGCAAGGTCGTAAGGCTGTTCAACACAGGAAAGTCATCATGCACACCGATGGGTCCCATGGAAGAGAAAGTGTGTTGTCATTTGTTGTCAATGGAAATCACATCCAATTTACCCCATCCTAAAAGCTTCAAGTTGAGTCCTAATTCACACGACTTTGTTATTTGTGCACCTAGGCCTCAGAAATGGAAGAGAACCCAGAtacatttagttttctttagATATTTTAGGATGCCACAGGTATCTTAGATATGACATGATTAGTGTGGTCTCATCATAGAGCTGTGATGTCTGTGGTTGACTGATGATTAAACAACACATTAGTTGATAGTTTTAGAAGGTTAGCAGAAACATCTGCCTGTTGCATCTCACAGAAGACAGGATGGGTCACCTACTGGTGCTGTACAGAACTTATTCTCCTGAGTAATACTTTATGTTGCTGataacataaaactaaatagaAACATGCACTTGCTGGTTTGCTTACCCAGATGCAGATTAAAAAGATGTAAGATAGCAAATTAGATCCTGCAGTTTCCTAACTGAGACATTCTCTTTTATGAAAtctatttagtcatttttattttatacaggaagagaaatgtgtcacctttgatacatttaaaaatggacaAAGTGTCCTCTCAGCTTATGATGATTCTATTACACAGACCATGATGATTTCCAGCTCTTGAGAAATGGTTTACAAAGTGAACATTTTTGCAAACTTTTGAATGGGCAGATGATttcaaacaacaaacacacagttattGTTATCTGTGGCTATGCTGAAATAGTGCTGATGTGACTAAATTTGagctttttaaataatgtaattttataAAACTAATATCAATCTTTTCAGTTGCTAGTTTGCAAATGTTTGTGGGAAGTTATGATGGTTGAGTGTTCTAAGAAGTTATGATGCTGATGAGAGAAACTTATGCATGAACTCGAATATGCAGAAACAAATGGTTAAGCAATTTCAAAATAGTTGCAAATCATTTTCTGATCTTATATTATTGAGGAACATAATAGTGAAAGATGAACGCCTGTAAGTGTATGCTTCATGTGTCCTCTCATTCATTCAGCAGGCGTGCATGGTTTGCACTGTTGcatattataatttaaaatagactaaataaataaataaactgttttataTCATGGACCCCTAAAGTGATGCAAATTAGATCGCAGACCCTTTAATAAGATTTTGGTCCCAGGGtctgcttttagatgttttattacagaaagtttatgaaaaaataaattcatacaaccatacattctgtcattgtgttacttatggacGGACTatagtaaaaataaatgattctcTTCTATGCTGGAGACCCCCTTAAGGAAAGGACTCATTGGGGTCCTGGGACCTCACTTTGACAACCACTGGTTTACCCTACGACATTACTAAATGAACACATGGATGCTTTACTCTACATAAAAGTTCCCTATGTTCTCTCACTGTATTTTCGTCTTCCAGTTTTTCATTTGACCTTAAAACTAACATTCAGCTGTCTACTTCTTCGTATCTTTTACTGAACTCAGGCATACGGCCAATGACAAGCGCGCGTCCGACACGAGTATAAAAGAGGAGCGTTGACATGTCCAAATATGGCGCGTGGTTACCGTCCCGTTAACAACCATCAACATTACAACAGTGTGCAGCATTAAACCCTGGGGAAACCTGGGATGTAAGTCAAATCAAGGCAGAACCAAGACGTTAAGatgcatttttaatcatttaaaacgTCAGTGATTAACACAAAATGCAGAGCATCGCGCACGTGTGTGAGGGATACGCGCGTTTGCCGGCAcctgcagagaaagaggaagacacGTACACTTTAACATACAAGAAGTTGCCACATATCATCACGTTGAAGTTAATAGACGACGTTAGGGGACTTTCCCAGCATCATTTGAACACTCCGTGACCGGACTCCTCCTGTCCCTGGGCTAAAGTGAAACCGATCCAGTGCTGTGCAGAGGCAGCGGGAGCGCGCCCATGGGTCTACGTTCAGTTAGTCACGTAGCCCTCGTCGCTCCGCGTGTCCGGCGAGCGCgcgcacatacacaaacacacacacacacacacacacacacacacacacacacagagtgcgTGTGCTGGCATTCATGTTcctctttgtaaaaaaaaaaaaaaaaaaaaaaagggtcattCAAGGCAGAAGTATAAATACCAGTGGTTTCAGtaaacaccaccaccacataaTCTCCTGCATTTTCTTTAGGTTATAAAATACCATAAAGAACAGTCACTTGAAAATGATTCAAGACACCAATTGATATGACTCTTTAAGTAGCCTAGTTTTGCAGTGATTATCCCATAGCTATTTCCTCATTCAACTCACAGtttcttttaatgtgtgtgcatgtgagtgaaGACCGTGAACAGGGTACAGTTTTTTATCTAGAGACAGCAGATTTTAGTTGTATGTTACCatgcaatgaaaataattgaCTTGTTTTTACAAGTGTAGCTGTTATTATAGCCAGTAGCCAGTCACAGATGCATAAGCATGttgcaatgtgtgtgttatatagGCAGcgttttatgtatatttgatgctttttcttaattcagATTTAATATATActtacatgttttattattctgtgttttttatttatttatagtaatcattattttaaataaagcttACTGTTTCAGTACACTGACGTCATTTTATCCAATTAGTTTATTTTTGATCTCACATTTGAGGGATTAAAAAATATGTacttatgtatatatattctatacatatattatgctaatatatcaatattggaATTTTTTACTCCCACATAAAAATACACCCCCACCCCATatgtttttgcatatttttctaATTAAATGTTCTTTATCTGTTTTCAGGAGCCGGTGGTTTTAACAGACACAAACCTGGTCTATCCAGCTCTCAAATGGGACATTGCATACCTCCAAGAAAATATTGGACATGGAGACTTCTCTGTTTACATCGCAGAAAACCACAAATTCCTCTACTAcgatgagaaaaaaatgtccaaCTTTGAGAACTTTGTCCCCAAGTCGCAGAGAATGGAAATGAAATTCTC
This portion of the Scomber japonicus isolate fScoJap1 chromosome 14, fScoJap1.pri, whole genome shotgun sequence genome encodes:
- the wnt8b gene encoding protein Wnt-8b: MFMHLEVFYYIFILLAHMRSYCCWSVNNFLMTGPKAYLIYSSSVAAGAQSGIEECKYQFAWDRWNCPERALQLSTHSSLRSANRETAFVHAISSAGVMYTLTRNCSLGDFDNCGCDDSRNGQRGGHGWLWGGCSDNVGFGEAISKQFVDALETGQDARAAMNLHNNEAGRKAVKGTMQRTCKCHGVSGSCTTQTCWLQLPEFREVGNYLKEKYHRALKVDLLRGAGNSAASRGAIAETFNSISRKELVHLEDSPDYCLENRTLGLPGTEGRECLKKGKNLSKWEKRSCKRLCGECGLAVEERKAEMVSSCNCKFHWCCAVKCEQCRKTVTKYFCVKKGGQRGRNESAGSRRKNLRLRKKH